The Maridesulfovibrio hydrothermalis AM13 = DSM 14728 DNA window GTATTCTCATACTTATATTCGGAGCTAAAAAACTTCCTGAAGTGGGAAGTGGACTGGGCCGTGCAATTCAAAATTTCAAAAAGGCAAGCAGCGAATCTGAAGAAATTGACGTAACTCCGTCAAAAGAAAAAGATAAAGACAAAGAAGCTTAAGGCATCAAAAACCTTTCGCTAAGAGCTGTATGCAAAACCCCGGTTTACGTAAGTAGACCGGGGTTTTGTTTTTAATTCTCAAAATATCCGAACACAGCCAAATCACGCTGAAAAGAAATAACTCGGGAAACAAACATTAAAATGGCAGCCGGCAAATCAAGCTTTAGCTTCGTGATCTATGAGTCTGAAATCGACCATATCCGGCTCGGCACATATCCTAGCCGTTAATTTCCCCCTCTGGCCAGACCTTCAATATTA harbors:
- a CDS encoding twin-arginine translocase TatA/TatE family subunit, with the translated sequence MFGLGITEILLILGILILIFGAKKLPEVGSGLGRAIQNFKKASSESEEIDVTPSKEKDKDKEA